The Pseudarthrobacter defluvii DNA window TCTGGCCCGCCTGGACGCTGAGATTCACTGCGTCCAAGGCTTTTATCGTTCCGTCCCCGTCCGGGTATTCGAGGGTGACATTCACGAGGTTCAGCGGACTGTGGATGGAGGACATGGTGGTACTTCCTTATGGCAGGGTGATGTGACATGGGTGGTGGGCCGGCGGGTAACGGAGGGTCTAGTTCCCGCCGAGGGCGATCAGGGCGTCGACCTTGGTAACGCGAGCGACGGCCAGCGCCGCTCCGGCCAAACCAAGGGCGATGATGCCGAAGACGGGCAGGAGCGTTGTTGCCGGGTTGACCAGGAACGGAGCCGCCTGCGCTGCGAAGAAGCCGCCTAGGACGCCGATTCCGCCGCCGATCCCCGCGCCCAGCACCAGGACGATCGCGGCCTGGGTAATGGCATCGCGCAGAATGTAGGTGCTGGATCCACCCATGGCTTTGAGGACGGCGATATCGCGGGTCCGCTGGACGGTCCACACGGTCAGAAAGGCGACGATGACCAGGGCGGAGATCCCGTATAGGAAAGCCTGCATCAGGGTCAGGGATCCGTTCTCGCTCTTGTAGGAGCCCAGGGCCTGAAAGGACCCGGTGCGTGACGTGCTGACGGTGTGGGCTGCGATGTTGGCGGCGGCCTCGTCGACCTTGGCACCGTCCTCGTAGGTGACGGCAGCGACGGTTCCGCGCTGCTCCGGGTCGGTCAGGTGCGCCAGCTTCGACCAAGTAGGCAGGGCGGTCCATACGACGCTGGTGTGGGAGTACCACTGGTCCTCGACGACGGCGCGGACGGTCAGTTCGAGCCCTCCGACGCTTGCCTTGTCTCCCGCACTCAGGGAAAGGGCCTCCGCTACGGTCTTGCCGATCACGACGGTGTCCGGGGTGAGACGGGAGGGCGCCAGGTGGCCGTCAGGTTCGACGCCGAAGACGGCGACATTGGTCGTGCCGGTTCCGGCCCCGGTATCGGCGGCCACAGCCTGGAACCGGGTCTGGCTGATGCCCAGGGCTTCGGCGTCTTGAACCCCGTCCCGGTATTTCCAGCTGTCAACCTGCGCGGCGGTGACTTCGCTTTCGGTGTAGGAGGCCTTGGGCTCATTGGTTCCGGGGGCGCCGAAAACGATACTGTCTACGGCCTTTGACGCGACCCCGGTGCCGTTGACAGCGCCGAGTTTGTCAATGGCCGAGGTTGACTGATCGCCCAGGCCGGAAGTTAGGCCGGAGAGCATGACCAACAGCAGGGTGATCAGGGCGACAACGCCGCCCATCAGGGCGAACCGGCCCTTGGCAAAGCGGATATCGCGGATAGCAAGAAACACGACTGTTCTTCTTTCATGAGGTGAAGCTGGCGGCCAAAAGGCCCTATATTCAGCCTCCCGCGCACGGGCGCCGGCACCATCGCGCAGTTGGTTGATAGGCGGTGGAAGAATGGTTGACCCCACGGTCAACCATTCGGTTGATCCTGCCCATGGCGGGTGCGCATAAGCTGATCCAATGCCTGCCACGGAACCACTCCGGCCCCTGCCCGAGGCCGGCCTCGACAAGGCCTACCCGCTCAGCGGCCTGGACGCTGCGCCCTCCGTTGCGATCCTGCGCGGCCTGCGGCTGACGCTGCACGTCGGTTTCGCCGCCCTGCTCGGTGTCGCTGTGCTGAGGTTGCTGCTATCCGGTGCCGGGGGCCCCCTGCAATATGTCTGGGC harbors:
- a CDS encoding ABC transporter permease; the protein is MFLAIRDIRFAKGRFALMGGVVALITLLLVMLSGLTSGLGDQSTSAIDKLGAVNGTGVASKAVDSIVFGAPGTNEPKASYTESEVTAAQVDSWKYRDGVQDAEALGISQTRFQAVAADTGAGTGTTNVAVFGVEPDGHLAPSRLTPDTVVIGKTVAEALSLSAGDKASVGGLELTVRAVVEDQWYSHTSVVWTALPTWSKLAHLTDPEQRGTVAAVTYEDGAKVDEAAANIAAHTVSTSRTGSFQALGSYKSENGSLTLMQAFLYGISALVIVAFLTVWTVQRTRDIAVLKAMGGSSTYILRDAITQAAIVLVLGAGIGGGIGVLGGFFAAQAAPFLVNPATTLLPVFGIIALGLAGAALAVARVTKVDALIALGGN